The following proteins are co-located in the Abditibacteriaceae bacterium genome:
- a CDS encoding carbonic anhydrase, translating to MNHDNSERDAEREKTEELLTELIKRGATMEQIALLKDPTANSPEEALRALKMGNARFLSGASQKNSVSVNERRAQIMTQTPFAVVLGCSDSRVPTEIVFDVGPGDIFSIRVAGNVVSPGTLGSVEYAIDHLKVHLLVILGHEGCGAVEAAMQPPAERAQEPEYVRFVLDQIVQSVDNLPEIRDSKARMREAIVRNVWHQKTLLESNPVVSAGIASGKLRVVGGYYSISSGAVDFLE from the coding sequence ATGAACCACGACAATAGCGAGCGCGACGCAGAGCGCGAGAAAACCGAAGAGCTGCTGACCGAACTCATCAAGCGCGGCGCGACGATGGAACAAATCGCTCTGCTCAAAGACCCGACGGCCAACAGCCCCGAAGAAGCGCTGCGCGCGCTCAAAATGGGTAACGCGCGTTTTCTGTCGGGCGCGTCGCAGAAAAACTCGGTGAGTGTTAACGAGCGGCGCGCGCAAATCATGACGCAAACGCCGTTCGCGGTTGTGCTCGGCTGTTCCGATTCCCGCGTACCGACCGAAATTGTCTTCGATGTCGGGCCCGGCGATATTTTCAGCATTCGCGTCGCCGGTAACGTCGTCTCACCGGGAACTTTAGGCAGCGTCGAATACGCGATTGACCACCTTAAGGTACATCTTCTGGTGATTCTGGGGCATGAAGGATGCGGCGCTGTCGAGGCGGCGATGCAGCCTCCGGCAGAGCGCGCGCAAGAACCGGAATACGTCCGTTTCGTGCTCGATCAAATTGTGCAGTCTGTCGATAATTTGCCGGAGATACGCGACAGCAAAGCGCGGATGCGTGAAGCGATTGTTCGCAACGTCTGGCACCAGAAAACCCTTCTCGAAAGTAATCCGGTTGTGAGCGCAGGAATCGCCAGCGGAAAACTTCGAGTGGTCGGCGGCTATTACAGCATTAGTTCAGGCGCAGTCGATTTTCTCGAATAA
- a CDS encoding proline--tRNA ligase, whose protein sequence is MRQSRFFAPTLRQVKADNAGHALLLRGGFIRQLSAGIYSYLPLGWRVLRNVERVVREEMDAAGGVELLMPALSPTELWAETGRDRLDILFKLNDRKKTEYLLAPTHEEVIVDIIRNGVSSYKQLPQMPYQIQTKFRDEERPRAGLLRGREFVMKDLYSFDRDLAGLDKSFDAMVEAYKRIFTRCGLDYKIVQASGGGIGGFDTQEFMAIAPSGEDEMLFCDADGYAANVEKAESVLPAVENRSDIADSLEEFPTPGIVTIEQLANFEGGAAAEHQIKTLVYVCDGKPSLALVRGDHELNESKLAGATGASEIRAAREDEIVELLGARPGSLGAVNYSGAPVIADETLRGRTHMTTGANRDSLHWRGVSVERDIKVTTWADLRTAQEGEASPRGGGPLQKARCIELGHVFKLGNKYTKAMNCTFLDENGKSQIVEMGCYGIGVSRIVAAVAEAYADERGVAWPRELAPFAVHLLVLDKDAEMIAAAETLYEELRAAKIDVLFDDRNERPGVKFADADLFGAQLQIVVGKSWRESGEVEIKTRAGGEKQAVSTADALARVQELLK, encoded by the coding sequence ATGCGTCAATCCCGATTTTTTGCGCCCACGTTGCGCCAGGTCAAAGCCGATAACGCCGGTCACGCGCTGCTCTTGCGTGGCGGTTTTATTCGTCAGTTGTCTGCCGGAATTTATTCGTATTTGCCGCTTGGCTGGCGTGTGCTGCGCAACGTCGAGCGCGTCGTGCGCGAAGAAATGGACGCAGCAGGTGGCGTCGAATTATTGATGCCCGCGCTCAGCCCCACCGAACTGTGGGCCGAAACCGGACGCGACCGCCTCGACATTCTTTTCAAGTTGAACGACCGCAAGAAAACCGAATACTTGCTCGCGCCGACGCATGAAGAAGTCATTGTGGACATCATTCGCAACGGCGTTTCGTCGTACAAGCAATTGCCCCAGATGCCGTATCAGATTCAGACCAAGTTCCGCGACGAAGAACGTCCTCGCGCAGGGCTTCTGCGTGGCCGCGAATTCGTGATGAAAGATTTGTATTCCTTCGACCGCGATTTGGCCGGATTGGATAAATCGTTCGACGCGATGGTCGAGGCATACAAAAGAATCTTCACGCGCTGCGGGCTCGATTACAAAATCGTTCAGGCTTCGGGCGGCGGCATCGGCGGCTTCGACACGCAGGAATTCATGGCAATCGCGCCTTCGGGCGAAGACGAAATGCTCTTCTGCGACGCCGATGGCTACGCGGCGAATGTCGAGAAGGCCGAATCGGTTTTGCCTGCTGTCGAAAATCGCAGCGACATCGCCGATTCGCTCGAAGAATTTCCGACGCCCGGCATTGTCACCATCGAGCAATTGGCGAATTTTGAAGGCGGCGCGGCGGCAGAGCATCAAATCAAGACGCTGGTTTATGTTTGCGACGGCAAGCCAAGTCTGGCATTGGTGCGTGGCGACCACGAACTCAACGAAAGCAAATTGGCTGGCGCAACCGGCGCAAGCGAAATTCGTGCGGCGCGCGAAGACGAAATCGTCGAATTGCTTGGCGCGCGTCCCGGCAGCTTGGGCGCGGTGAATTACAGCGGCGCGCCCGTTATCGCCGACGAAACCTTGCGCGGACGCACACACATGACAACCGGCGCCAACCGCGACAGCCTTCATTGGCGCGGCGTCTCGGTCGAGCGCGATATCAAAGTCACAACGTGGGCCGATTTGCGGACGGCCCAAGAAGGCGAAGCTTCGCCGCGTGGTGGCGGCCCGTTGCAGAAGGCGCGTTGCATCGAACTCGGGCATGTTTTCAAGCTGGGCAACAAATACACGAAAGCGATGAACTGCACCTTTTTGGACGAAAACGGCAAATCGCAAATCGTCGAAATGGGCTGTTACGGCATTGGCGTTTCGCGCATTGTCGCGGCGGTCGCCGAAGCTTACGCCGATGAGCGTGGCGTCGCCTGGCCGCGTGAACTCGCGCCTTTTGCGGTGCATTTGCTGGTGCTCGATAAAGACGCCGAAATGATTGCAGCGGCAGAAACGCTCTACGAAGAACTGCGCGCCGCGAAAATCGACGTGCTGTTCGACGACCGCAACGAACGTCCCGGCGTTAAGTTCGCCGATGCCGATTTGTTCGGCGCGCAGTTGCAGATTGTCGTTGGCAAAAGCTGGCGCGAAAGCGGCGAAGTCGAAATCAAAACGCGTGCGGGCGGCGAAAAACAGGCAGTTTCAACCGCAGATGCACTTGCGCGTGTGCAGGAATTGCTGAAATAA
- a CDS encoding proton-conducting transporter membrane subunit: MNALNQHWLGALLAAIGPILLLAFALVPKLWANAHTARITTAATTATVTTLVAALGCALWVALAGRIEFSAALLAGVNIGIYFDTLSAVIFLLVSFLGAVVTRYALTYLNGDASQGHFLKWLCVTLGAVLTLVVAGNLVMFTAAWIATSLGLNKLLTFYSVRPAALVAARKKYVISRLGDACLILAIVFTYRVFGTSEWSELFARAAQWSESGAAPSADLTALCLLLVAGAMLKSAQFPFHSWLPDTMETPTPVSALMHAGIINAGGFLIIRLSPLVSLSSLALSMLAIIGAFTAIFASLVMMTQASVKRMLAFSTIAQMGFMMLQCGLGAYSIAVLHIVAHSLYKAHAFLSSGSVVSISKSSWIPSGKTNAHPGALTAAMLCAGLLFFAVASLFGVALTSEPGTIVLGAVFVMSLTHLLWSLWGQSITPRLIGAGVALAGAVSVAYFALHLGFKALLSGSLPHAARPHAELNDVLAFAVIALFGAMLVLQSQLPLWAARPWCRTLYVHARNGFYFNTLANRAIQKVWPAH; the protein is encoded by the coding sequence ATGAACGCATTAAATCAACATTGGCTGGGAGCATTGCTGGCTGCAATCGGCCCGATTTTGCTGCTGGCCTTTGCCCTGGTGCCCAAGTTATGGGCGAACGCCCACACCGCGCGCATAACTACTGCGGCCACAACCGCGACCGTCACGACGTTGGTCGCGGCTCTTGGCTGTGCGCTCTGGGTCGCACTGGCCGGGCGCATCGAATTTTCGGCAGCGCTGCTTGCTGGTGTGAATATCGGAATTTATTTCGATACGCTGTCGGCGGTGATATTTCTGCTGGTTTCTTTTCTCGGCGCTGTCGTGACGCGCTACGCACTGACTTATCTCAACGGCGATGCCTCGCAGGGACATTTTCTCAAGTGGCTCTGCGTCACGTTAGGCGCGGTGCTGACACTTGTGGTGGCCGGTAACCTGGTGATGTTTACCGCCGCGTGGATTGCGACAAGTCTGGGACTAAACAAGCTGCTCACTTTTTACTCCGTTCGTCCCGCCGCTTTGGTAGCAGCGCGCAAGAAGTACGTCATTAGCCGACTTGGAGATGCGTGCCTGATTCTCGCGATTGTCTTCACCTATCGCGTGTTCGGCACCTCGGAATGGAGCGAACTCTTTGCGCGCGCCGCGCAATGGAGCGAAAGCGGCGCGGCGCCGTCCGCCGACTTGACTGCGCTTTGCCTGTTGCTGGTGGCAGGCGCGATGCTGAAATCGGCGCAGTTCCCATTTCACTCTTGGCTGCCCGATACGATGGAAACGCCGACGCCGGTTTCGGCGCTGATGCACGCGGGCATTATCAACGCGGGCGGGTTTCTCATTATCCGACTGAGTCCCTTAGTTTCTCTTTCGTCGCTCGCGCTTTCCATGCTTGCAATCATTGGCGCGTTCACCGCGATCTTCGCTTCACTCGTGATGATGACGCAGGCGAGCGTCAAGCGAATGCTGGCGTTCTCCACGATTGCACAGATGGGCTTTATGATGCTGCAATGCGGACTGGGCGCGTATTCCATCGCGGTGCTTCATATCGTGGCGCACTCGTTGTATAAGGCGCACGCGTTCCTTTCTTCGGGCAGCGTGGTTTCGATTTCAAAATCTTCGTGGATTCCCTCTGGAAAGACCAACGCGCATCCGGGCGCTCTTACAGCGGCGATGCTTTGTGCCGGCTTGCTTTTCTTCGCGGTTGCAAGCCTTTTCGGTGTCGCACTAACAAGCGAACCCGGCACGATTGTTCTCGGCGCGGTCTTCGTGATGTCGCTCACTCATCTGTTGTGGAGCCTGTGGGGTCAATCCATCACGCCGCGTCTGATAGGCGCGGGCGTTGCGCTGGCGGGCGCGGTGAGTGTCGCTTACTTCGCGCTGCATCTGGGCTTTAAGGCGCTGCTTTCCGGTTCGTTGCCGCATGCAGCGCGGCCTCACGCAGAACTCAACGACGTTCTGGCGTTCGCAGTGATCGCGCTCTTTGGCGCGATGCTGGTGCTGCAATCGCAACTTCCCCTCTGGGCCGCGCGCCCGTGGTGCCGCACGCTGTATGTCCACGCGCGCAACGGCTTTTATTTCAACACGCTCGCCAACCGCGCGATTCAGAAAGTCTGGCCCGCGCACTGA